One Williamsia phyllosphaerae DNA segment encodes these proteins:
- a CDS encoding amino acid adenylation domain-containing protein, giving the protein MDGERVAGPTTDPIPLTAAQRGMWFAERLHADYSVTVAHYLDIRDEDRPLDRDLFCAAVVEAARSLESAFTRIVVVDDVPMQWVDPSVDFRVEPLDLRSEPDPVAAARAWMDADHRRPMNLDTDRVAISALIRVADDRCFWYLRGHHIAFDGFSALTSLHEGVHRYNAMLAGAEHVPPARASLAEISADDDKYAQSTRRQTDREHWVARVADLPEGPTLSRRATTAALSPANVMASRRVDRDRQDLVDSTAAAGNTSAAALLIAAFAAYLSRMTNVDDVVLSLPVTGRASARVKRGSGMVANMLPVRIDGVVGATGRELISQVQLELTGALRHQRFRYEDIRLAAGMADATAASFGPIVNLVFFDRRIEIDGARADYHILSSGTLDDLRINLYQASPGECLVVDLHGNPNLYDQAELDTHLERFLLFADRLMSSPETPVAALSVLLDDEHDALIARGRGPRRADTPGEHLLAGFEAQAAATPEAVAIEATGVTLTYRAFADLRTDLAQRLRRDGVVAGDRVVVALDRGVAQVAAVYAVLTLGAVYVPVDPTDPRERRERIETTVDARLVVDAAYLTSIDFDPTRPAPDTADVAELAIAPGGAAYVIFTSGSTGTPKGVEVGHRAVLNRLDWMQDDHRIDGSDAVLHKTPTTFDVSVWELFWPLRTGARMVIARPGGHRDPDHLHDLMAERGVTVAHFVPSMLDVYLDVVSADGRAVSLPPSVRVVFTSGEALGAATAQRLLTSSTAHLVNLYGPTEAAVDVTAHRVAAGADPVPIGRPVAETEVYVLDASLRPVPAGVAGELYLAGRQLATGYVGAPGITADRFVANPFDGTGTRMYRTGDLVRWNAVGEIEYLGRTDLQVKIRGRRVELGEIESVLTMIPGVEAAAVLARSDLGPAVTLVAYVRGAADVLDVDAIADRCRRRLPSHMVPAAIVVLDELPVTSSGKLDRRALPAPVLRSDTPHREAESAVEIALAELVRGLLRVERVGMRDNLFALGGDSLIAARLVSVARTEHRLAIDLADVFDSPSIGELAARTQPVADGAAASPSLPRPASIPLSHAQTRLWFINRMDPSAPTYNMSGAVRLGADVDVAAFAAAVRDVLERHAILRTVFPSVDGEPVQQVLDMATVAPGVDAHVLDAQSLGARGIGERPASTVDVGRAVADLVGTGFDLEHEIGFRAHLLATSGHGATSAESVAVLVVHHIAADGQSLRPLIGDLRHAYDRRRAGLPPEFTPLPIDFAEVALRQQARLGGLADPTPVLTDGLEFWRRELHGAPGLLTLPTDRPRPQVADGRGAYVDTMLDADLSTGIRRLATDLAVTPFAVLHTGLAVVLSRLAGTDDVSIGSAIAGRDDPATADMVGMFVNTVVLRSRIRPAQSVADLVTSSHRGIAGAMAHAEVPFERVVDALAPQRSSGYAPLFQVALTMQSDPWAGLADRSDVDAGLEARVPAAKYDLTITVTEPADRTSSRGYAVEINYATSLFDEPTIRTLGDHLRRVLGAMVAAPSAPVGRIGLLDDRHAITATSSVSSNPRRTLSELLAAGAAAADPHAPAVSGAVSITWAVFEARTNELARELISRGVGPGSIVAISIGRSHHSVMAVVAVAKTGAAFVTIDPRQPDSRRAALIADSTAVLGLTISELGTPPSDGRAITWLAIDEVSFELGLAGHSGSRIHPSELRRPVHIADLAYLLFTSGSTGRPKAAAVTHAGLADLVATQATVLGCDRTCRVLHVASPSFDVSLFEMIMGLCAGAELVISPPDVFAGPELAALIAERGVTHAVMTPSALATIEPSEVPTLRILASAGEQCPPEVVTRWAGAGRHLHNFYGPTEATITATTSSAMRVGELVTIGRAIDGMTTLVLDDWLRPVPAGVAGELYLAGPALGRGYHDRPGLTATRFVANPFDSGATRMYRSGDRVTRTVAGDLVYHGRTDFQIKIRGVRVEPGEIDDVLTSIDGVEAALTVATTTPGGEEVLVAYVTPAPGRVLVPHHVVDAAARALPAYLVPRTVAVLDEFPLTTVGKIDRSALPPVTLTASPDSVAPRSQLESVVAGVFAQVLGVDSVGVYENFFAAGGNSLSATKVVARLETLLDRRISVRTLLENPTVATLVGAVTTADVRGPVAPPLTVRPRSEVVPVSGVQRSMWLVNRADPDSSSYNVSLALRLSGGLDVPALRAAITELVMRRETLRTTYPLLGGEPVQVIRPAAAVADDFVVPLVDLTARRSVAAPEEIPAAIAAVTDRGFDLTTGIPVRAAVVRVGPDDHLLVFVVHHISADGASLMPLARDLVDGYTAHLDGRTPPPQRLPLHYADWVVWQRERLAAVGDDGVTHADRQLAYWTRRLAGAPDRIALPTDRPRPTSPSSRGDVLDFEIPAQVVDALESIAREHNSTLFMVVHAAFAVLMSRLSGHDDVVIGTPYAGRDDETLDDMVGMFVNTLALRTRVRSGEGFDELLHRVRGEDLADTAHADVAFDEIVSRVVASPSGSHNPVFQVMFAFQNIVFPTVELDGLRITPEPLSSVAAKVDLEFMLFPVDPSGADRAGAMAGRVIFATDLYDATTVERIVARYGQVLRAVAADPTHIVGDIDIALDRPADPAVLLGAIEESAAGAGSDPADLAHLVAQATEIDPDATAVEYGGVEVSFAEIDSMATALMMTLPDGDAYGALTMALTAVVPEIADGGVEVLDAALGQLQVNACRIAGAATAPETADRA; this is encoded by the coding sequence ATGGACGGCGAGCGCGTCGCCGGTCCGACGACCGATCCCATCCCGCTGACCGCTGCCCAGAGGGGCATGTGGTTCGCCGAGCGACTGCACGCCGACTACTCGGTCACCGTCGCGCACTACCTGGACATCCGTGACGAGGACCGACCCCTCGACCGTGATCTGTTCTGTGCCGCCGTCGTCGAGGCGGCTCGGTCCCTGGAGTCCGCCTTCACCCGCATCGTGGTCGTCGACGACGTCCCGATGCAATGGGTGGACCCGAGCGTCGATTTCCGTGTCGAGCCCCTCGATCTGCGTTCCGAGCCGGACCCGGTCGCGGCCGCGCGTGCGTGGATGGACGCCGATCACCGGCGGCCGATGAACCTCGACACCGATCGTGTGGCGATCTCGGCGCTCATCCGCGTCGCCGACGACCGTTGCTTCTGGTACCTGCGGGGCCACCACATCGCCTTCGACGGTTTCTCGGCGCTGACCAGCCTGCACGAGGGCGTACACCGCTACAACGCGATGCTGGCCGGCGCCGAACACGTCCCGCCCGCCCGGGCCTCCCTGGCCGAGATCTCGGCCGACGACGACAAGTACGCGCAGAGCACCCGCCGACAGACCGACCGCGAGCACTGGGTCGCCCGCGTCGCCGATCTGCCCGAGGGGCCGACCCTGTCGCGCAGGGCCACCACCGCAGCCCTGTCACCCGCGAACGTCATGGCCAGCAGGCGGGTCGATCGCGATCGACAGGACCTGGTCGACTCGACGGCCGCGGCGGGGAACACCTCGGCGGCGGCTCTGCTGATCGCCGCGTTCGCGGCGTACCTGTCGCGGATGACGAACGTCGACGACGTCGTGCTCAGCCTGCCCGTCACCGGCCGGGCCAGCGCCCGGGTGAAGCGCGGGAGCGGCATGGTCGCCAACATGCTGCCGGTCCGGATCGACGGTGTCGTCGGCGCGACGGGGCGCGAGCTGATCTCCCAGGTGCAACTCGAACTGACCGGTGCCCTCCGGCACCAGCGGTTCCGCTACGAGGACATCCGACTCGCCGCGGGGATGGCCGACGCCACCGCGGCGTCGTTCGGTCCGATCGTCAACCTGGTCTTCTTCGACCGCCGTATCGAGATCGACGGGGCCCGGGCCGACTACCACATCCTGTCCTCGGGAACCCTGGACGACCTGCGGATCAACCTCTACCAGGCGAGTCCGGGCGAGTGCCTGGTCGTCGACCTCCACGGCAACCCCAACCTGTACGACCAGGCCGAACTCGACACCCACCTCGAGCGCTTCCTGCTCTTCGCCGACCGCCTGATGTCGTCACCGGAGACGCCGGTCGCCGCCCTCTCGGTGCTGCTCGACGACGAGCACGACGCCCTGATCGCCCGAGGCCGCGGACCCCGCCGTGCCGACACCCCCGGTGAACATCTGCTCGCGGGATTCGAGGCGCAGGCCGCCGCCACGCCCGAGGCCGTCGCGATCGAGGCGACGGGGGTGACGCTGACCTACCGCGCGTTCGCCGACCTGCGCACCGACCTCGCGCAGCGGTTGCGCCGTGACGGCGTCGTGGCCGGTGATCGCGTCGTCGTCGCCCTCGACCGGGGTGTCGCCCAGGTCGCCGCGGTCTACGCCGTGCTGACCCTCGGTGCGGTCTACGTCCCGGTCGACCCGACCGACCCACGGGAACGCCGCGAGAGGATCGAGACCACCGTCGATGCGCGGCTGGTGGTGGATGCGGCGTACCTGACGTCGATCGACTTCGATCCCACCCGCCCGGCCCCCGACACGGCCGATGTCGCAGAACTCGCGATCGCACCCGGCGGTGCGGCCTACGTCATCTTCACCTCCGGTTCCACCGGCACACCCAAGGGCGTCGAGGTCGGACACCGTGCGGTGCTCAACCGGCTCGACTGGATGCAGGACGACCACCGGATCGACGGTTCCGACGCCGTCCTGCACAAGACGCCCACCACCTTCGACGTGTCGGTCTGGGAACTGTTCTGGCCGTTGCGCACCGGGGCGCGCATGGTCATCGCCCGTCCGGGCGGACACCGCGACCCCGACCACCTGCACGACCTGATGGCCGAGCGCGGCGTGACCGTCGCGCACTTCGTGCCGTCCATGCTCGACGTCTACCTCGACGTCGTGTCGGCCGACGGTCGGGCGGTGTCCCTGCCGCCGTCGGTGCGCGTGGTGTTCACCTCCGGAGAAGCCCTCGGTGCGGCCACCGCGCAGCGGCTGCTGACGTCGTCGACGGCGCACCTGGTCAACCTCTACGGCCCGACCGAGGCGGCGGTCGACGTCACCGCTCACCGCGTCGCGGCGGGTGCCGACCCCGTGCCGATCGGGCGCCCCGTCGCCGAGACCGAGGTCTATGTGCTCGACGCATCGCTCCGACCGGTGCCCGCCGGGGTCGCCGGGGAGCTCTACCTCGCCGGCCGACAGCTCGCCACCGGCTACGTGGGCGCCCCCGGGATCACGGCCGACCGATTCGTCGCGAACCCGTTCGACGGCACGGGCACGCGGATGTACCGGACCGGTGACCTGGTGCGCTGGAACGCGGTCGGGGAGATCGAATACCTCGGTCGCACCGACCTCCAGGTCAAGATCCGCGGACGTCGCGTCGAACTCGGCGAGATCGAGTCGGTGCTCACGATGATCCCCGGCGTCGAGGCCGCCGCCGTGCTCGCCCGCTCCGACCTCGGGCCCGCGGTCACCCTGGTGGCCTACGTCCGCGGTGCCGCCGACGTGCTGGACGTCGACGCGATCGCCGACCGCTGCCGTCGTCGTCTGCCCTCGCACATGGTGCCCGCGGCGATCGTCGTGCTCGACGAACTCCCCGTCACCTCATCGGGAAAGCTGGACCGCCGCGCGCTGCCCGCGCCCGTCCTGCGCTCCGACACCCCCCATCGGGAGGCGGAGTCGGCGGTCGAGATCGCGCTCGCCGAGCTCGTTCGCGGCCTGCTGCGGGTCGAGCGGGTCGGTATGCGCGACAACCTCTTCGCACTCGGCGGCGATTCGCTGATCGCGGCCCGGCTGGTGTCGGTGGCGCGCACCGAACACCGGCTCGCGATCGACCTGGCCGACGTCTTCGACAGTCCCTCGATCGGTGAGCTCGCCGCCCGCACCCAGCCGGTCGCCGACGGCGCCGCCGCGTCACCATCGCTCCCGCGTCCCGCGTCGATCCCGCTGTCGCACGCGCAGACCCGGTTGTGGTTCATCAACCGGATGGACCCGTCGGCCCCGACCTACAACATGTCCGGAGCGGTTCGCCTGGGTGCCGACGTCGACGTCGCGGCGTTCGCCGCGGCGGTGCGCGACGTCCTCGAGCGGCACGCGATCCTGCGCACCGTGTTCCCGTCGGTCGACGGCGAGCCGGTGCAGCAGGTCCTCGACATGGCCACGGTCGCCCCCGGTGTCGACGCTCACGTTCTCGATGCCCAGAGTCTCGGTGCGCGGGGCATCGGTGAGCGCCCCGCGTCGACCGTCGACGTCGGGCGTGCCGTCGCCGACCTGGTCGGGACCGGGTTCGACCTCGAGCACGAGATCGGGTTCCGCGCACACCTGCTGGCCACGTCCGGTCACGGCGCGACGTCGGCCGAGTCGGTCGCGGTCCTGGTGGTCCACCACATCGCCGCCGACGGGCAGTCGCTGCGTCCGCTGATCGGCGACCTGCGCCACGCCTACGATCGCCGTCGGGCCGGACTCCCGCCCGAGTTCACGCCTCTGCCCATCGACTTCGCCGAGGTGGCGCTGCGCCAACAGGCCCGTCTCGGTGGCCTGGCCGACCCCACCCCGGTGCTGACCGACGGCCTCGAGTTCTGGCGGCGGGAGCTCCACGGTGCCCCCGGTCTGCTCACCCTGCCCACCGACCGACCCCGCCCGCAGGTCGCCGACGGCCGCGGCGCGTACGTCGACACCATGCTCGACGCCGATCTGTCCACCGGGATCCGGCGCCTGGCCACCGATCTCGCGGTCACCCCGTTCGCGGTCCTGCACACCGGGCTGGCCGTGGTGCTCAGCCGACTCGCGGGCACCGACGACGTCAGCATCGGCAGCGCGATCGCCGGTCGGGACGACCCGGCGACCGCCGACATGGTCGGCATGTTCGTCAACACCGTCGTGCTGCGGTCCCGGATCCGTCCCGCGCAGTCCGTCGCCGACCTCGTGACCTCCTCGCACCGGGGAATCGCCGGCGCGATGGCCCACGCGGAGGTCCCGTTCGAGCGGGTCGTGGACGCTTTGGCGCCACAGCGTTCATCCGGGTACGCCCCGCTGTTCCAGGTGGCGCTGACGATGCAGTCGGATCCGTGGGCCGGCCTCGCGGACCGCTCCGACGTCGACGCCGGGCTCGAGGCGCGGGTCCCGGCCGCGAAGTACGACCTGACCATCACGGTCACCGAGCCGGCCGACCGGACGTCGTCGCGCGGCTACGCGGTCGAGATCAACTACGCCACCTCGCTGTTCGACGAGCCGACTATCCGGACGCTCGGCGATCACCTGCGCCGCGTGCTGGGCGCAATGGTCGCCGCACCGTCGGCGCCGGTGGGTCGCATCGGACTCCTCGACGACCGGCACGCGATCACCGCCACGTCGTCGGTGTCGTCGAACCCCCGGCGCACGCTGTCCGAGCTGCTGGCGGCGGGCGCCGCCGCGGCCGATCCGCACGCCCCGGCCGTGTCGGGCGCGGTGTCGATCACCTGGGCGGTCTTCGAGGCGCGGACCAACGAGTTGGCCCGCGAACTCATCTCGAGAGGCGTCGGTCCCGGTTCGATCGTCGCGATCTCGATCGGACGGTCGCACCACTCGGTCATGGCCGTCGTCGCGGTCGCCAAGACCGGCGCGGCCTTCGTCACCATCGATCCCCGTCAGCCCGATTCCCGTCGTGCCGCCCTGATCGCCGACAGCACCGCGGTGCTCGGACTCACCATCTCCGAGCTCGGCACGCCGCCGTCGGACGGGCGGGCCATCACCTGGCTGGCCATCGACGAGGTGTCGTTCGAACTCGGTCTCGCCGGGCACAGCGGGTCGCGCATCCACCCGTCCGAGCTGCGTCGGCCCGTACACATCGCCGATCTCGCGTACCTGCTGTTCACGTCGGGCTCGACCGGACGACCCAAGGCCGCCGCGGTGACCCACGCCGGCCTCGCCGACCTCGTCGCCACCCAGGCAACGGTGCTCGGCTGCGACCGCACGTGCCGCGTGCTGCACGTGGCGTCGCCGAGCTTCGACGTGTCGCTGTTCGAGATGATCATGGGACTCTGCGCGGGCGCGGAACTCGTGATCAGCCCGCCGGACGTGTTCGCCGGACCCGAACTCGCCGCGCTCATCGCCGAGCGGGGCGTGACGCACGCGGTCATGACGCCTTCGGCGTTGGCGACCATCGAGCCGTCGGAGGTCCCGACCCTGCGGATCCTGGCGAGCGCGGGCGAGCAGTGTCCGCCGGAGGTCGTCACCCGATGGGCCGGCGCCGGTCGCCACCTACACAACTTCTACGGCCCCACCGAGGCCACGATCACCGCGACCACCTCGTCGGCGATGCGGGTCGGTGAACTGGTCACGATCGGTCGCGCCATCGACGGCATGACCACGCTGGTCCTCGACGACTGGCTGCGCCCGGTCCCCGCGGGGGTCGCCGGTGAGCTGTACCTGGCCGGGCCGGCCCTCGGTCGCGGCTACCACGACCGACCCGGCCTCACCGCGACGCGCTTCGTGGCCAACCCGTTCGACTCCGGTGCCACCCGGATGTACCGGTCGGGTGACCGCGTGACCCGCACCGTCGCAGGCGATCTCGTCTATCACGGGCGCACCGACTTCCAGATCAAGATCCGTGGTGTGCGCGTCGAGCCGGGTGAGATCGACGACGTCCTGACGTCGATCGACGGCGTCGAGGCCGCGCTCACCGTCGCCACCACCACCCCGGGCGGGGAAGAGGTGCTCGTCGCCTACGTGACGCCCGCACCGGGTCGGGTCCTGGTGCCGCACCACGTCGTCGACGCGGCTGCGCGCGCGCTGCCCGCGTACCTCGTCCCCCGCACCGTCGCCGTCCTCGACGAGTTCCCGTTGACCACCGTCGGCAAGATCGACCGGTCGGCGTTACCGCCGGTGACCCTGACGGCGTCACCGGACTCGGTGGCCCCGCGCAGCCAGCTCGAGTCCGTCGTCGCGGGCGTCTTCGCGCAGGTGCTCGGGGTCGACTCGGTCGGCGTCTACGAGAACTTCTTCGCCGCGGGCGGCAACTCGTTGTCGGCCACCAAGGTGGTCGCGCGGCTCGAGACCCTCCTGGACCGGCGGATCTCGGTGCGGACGTTGCTGGAGAACCCGACCGTCGCCACGCTGGTGGGTGCGGTCACCACCGCCGACGTCCGCGGACCCGTCGCACCGCCGCTGACGGTGCGTCCGCGGTCCGAGGTCGTCCCGGTGTCCGGTGTGCAGCGCAGCATGTGGCTGGTCAACCGTGCCGATCCGGACTCGTCGTCCTACAACGTCTCCCTGGCGCTGCGACTGAGCGGCGGCCTCGACGTGCCCGCGCTGCGCGCCGCGATCACCGAGCTGGTGATGCGCCGCGAGACGCTGCGGACGACGTACCCGCTGCTGGGGGGCGAACCGGTTCAGGTGATCCGCCCGGCCGCCGCGGTGGCCGACGATTTCGTGGTCCCGCTCGTCGACCTCACCGCCCGGCGTTCGGTCGCCGCCCCCGAGGAGATCCCAGCCGCGATCGCGGCCGTCACCGACCGCGGCTTCGACCTCACCACGGGTATCCCGGTCCGGGCCGCGGTGGTACGCGTCGGCCCCGACGACCACCTGCTGGTGTTCGTGGTACACCACATCAGCGCAGACGGGGCCTCGTTGATGCCGCTGGCCCGCGACCTCGTCGACGGCTACACCGCCCACCTCGACGGCCGTACGCCGCCGCCCCAGCGCCTCCCGCTGCACTACGCGGACTGGGTCGTGTGGCAGCGCGAGCGGCTCGCCGCGGTCGGAGACGACGGGGTGACGCACGCCGACCGGCAGTTGGCCTACTGGACGCGTCGCCTGGCCGGGGCGCCCGACCGCATCGCCCTGCCCACCGACCGGCCGCGGCCGACGTCGCCGAGTTCGCGGGGCGACGTGCTGGACTTCGAGATCCCGGCGCAGGTGGTCGACGCACTCGAATCCATTGCTCGCGAACACAACAGCACCCTGTTCATGGTCGTCCACGCCGCGTTCGCGGTGTTGATGTCGCGGTTGTCGGGGCACGACGACGTCGTCATCGGGACGCCGTACGCCGGTCGCGACGACGAGACCCTCGACGACATGGTCGGGATGTTCGTCAACACCCTGGCGTTGCGTACCCGGGTGCGGTCGGGGGAGGGGTTCGACGAGCTGCTGCACCGGGTGCGCGGGGAGGACCTCGCCGACACCGCGCACGCCGACGTCGCGTTCGACGAGATCGTTTCGCGGGTGGTCGCCTCGCCCTCCGGCTCGCACAACCCGGTGTTCCAGGTGATGTTCGCGTTCCAGAACATCGTCTTCCCGACCGTCGAACTCGACGGTCTGCGGATCACCCCGGAACCGCTCTCCTCGGTGGCGGCCAAGGTCGACCTCGAGTTCATGCTGTTCCCGGTCGACCCGAGTGGTGCCGACCGCGCCGGGGCCATGGCCGGTCGGGTCATCTTCGCGACCGACCTGTACGACGCGACGACGGTGGAACGCATCGTCGCCCGCTACGGCCAGGTGCTGCGGGCGGTGGCCGCGGATCCGACCCACATCGTCGGTGACATCGACATCGCGCTCGACCGCCCGGCCGATCCCGCGGTCCTCCTCGGCGCCATCGAGGAGTCGGCGGCGGGTGCGGGCAGCGATCCGGCCGATCTCGCGCACCTGGTGGCGCAGGCCACCGAGATCGACCCCGACGCGACCGCCGTGGAGTACGGCGGTGTCGAGGTCAGCTTCGCCGAGATCGATTCGATGGCAACGGCACTGATGATGACGCTGCCCGACGGCGACGCGTATGGTGCTCTCACCATGGCCCTGACCGCAGTGGTTCCCGAGATCGCCGACGGCGGTGTCGAGGTCCTCGACGCCGCGCTGGGGCAACTGCAGGTCAATGCGTGTCGGATCGCCGGCGCCGCGACGGCGCCGGAAACGGCCGACCGGGCGTGA